The Amphiura filiformis chromosome 12, Afil_fr2py, whole genome shotgun sequence genome includes a region encoding these proteins:
- the LOC140166326 gene encoding uncharacterized protein isoform X3, which produces MLCVTQRGMAAPNRKEKKNRQGRREEQQDPMTDPMADTETQPEPDTTGTPSVEDPMVDEDADPKCTPWTWSECQPNEGECGKGVKLGIRDGEECKRTERQKPCTVRCKGRRKGVGNQKQQPGQQQQDTIQEDEPRPDSEYPPADPGVNPTESDTPEADQNEAVADPRCSPWAWTMCEPIQGECGKGFKIGTRGGPGCRGTLKQKPCFKPCGDGKKGKAQKQSKGQEEDADPRCTPWTFTECVSTTEGECGPGIKMGTRMGPECKKTEKQKDCHVPCEGEEEETRGKGGGGGGRKKGKKPKQAQNQRGRPQTQEDDEDADPRCTPWSFSECEPLEGECGAGVKIGTRSGPKCKKTQKEKDCRVPCGGGKKKGGGKQRQKDEPRPYDDDAEEEVEVKGKNGKKICKYRRGDWGECDEASNTQTRTMELKKGDEDTCPQERYITKPCDRIQRKVERKLACEYDYTEWSSCDPLSDTRRLEGTLIRTEDTPPDCEQTVMKTKQCFGNNGREKCFFGPWSEYSPCIKGYKYRIRELVAGGHKCELQASYAAKCKEKEMKE; this is translated from the exons AGCAACAAGACCCTATGACAGACCCCATGGCAGACACAGAGACACAACCAGAGCCAGACACAACAGGTACTCCATCAGTAGAAGATCCAATGGTAGACGAAGATGCAGATCCTAAATGTACTCCATGGACCTGGAGTGAATGCCAACCCAATGAAGGGGAATGCGGAAAAGGAGTCAAACTTGGTATACGTGATGGTGAAGAATGCAAGAGGACCGAGAGACAGAAACCGTGTACAGTGAGGTGTAAAGGAAGAAGGAAAGgag TAGGAAACCAGAAACAACAGCCAGGTCAACAACAACAAGACACAATACAAGAAGACGAACCCCGACCAGATTCTGAATACCCGCCAGCCGATCCTGGTGTGAATCCTACAGAATCAGATACACCAGAGGCTGATCAGAATGAGGCTGTGGCTGATCCCAGATGCAGTCCATGGGCTTGGACTATGTGTGAGCCGATACAAGGAGAATGCGGCAAAGGGTTTAAAATTGGCACGCGAGGTGGACCGGGATGCCGGGGGACATTGAAGCAAAAGCCATGCTTTAAACCATGCGGTGACGGCAAGAAAG GCAAAGCACAGAAACAATCAAAAGGTCAGGAAGAAGATGCTGACCCCCGCTGCACACCATGGACATTCACTGAATGTGTGTCAACAACGGAAGGAGAGTGTGGACCAGGCATTAAGATGGGAACAAGAATGGGACCTGAATGCAAGAAAACAGAGAAGCAGAAAGATTGCCATGTACCTtgtgaaggagaagaagaagaaacaagaGGCAAAGGAGGAGGTGGAGGAGGAAGGAAGAAAG gaaagaaaccaaagcaaGCACAAAACCAAAGAGGTCGACCCCAAACACAAGAAGACGATGAAGATGCGGACCCTCGTTGCACACCATGGAGCTTCAGTGAATGCGAGCCATTAGAAGGAGAATGTGGTGCAGGTGTCAAGATTGGCACTAGATCAGGACCAAAATGTAAGAAGACACAGAAGGAGAAAGACTGCAGAGTACCGTGTGGAGGAGGAAAGAAGAAAGGTGGAGGAAAACAGAGGCAGAAGGATGAACCCAGGCCTTATGATGATGATGCAGAGGAAGAAGTGGAGGTGAAAGGAAAGAATGGAAAGAAAA TTTGTAAATACCGACGTGGAGACTGGGGTGAATGTGATGAAGCAAGCAATACACAGACTAGGACCATGGAGCTGAAAAAGGGTGATGAAGACACATGTCCTCAGGAAAGATACATCACTAAACCATGCGACAGAATACAGCGCAAAGTGGAAAGAAAATTAG CCTGCGAGTATGATTATACTGAATGGTCATCATGCGATCCCCTCAGTGATACACGCAGACTTGAAGGGACGCTAATCCGGACAGAAGACACGCCACCCGATTGCGAGCAGACTGTCATGAAGACAAAACAGTGCTTTGGCAATAATGGTCGTG aaaaatgcTTCTTTGGACCATGGTCAGAGTACAGTCCGTGCATTAAAGGATACAAGTACCGCATACGTGAACTGGTAGCAGGGGGACACAAATGTGAACTACAAGCCAGCTATGCCGCTAAGTGCAAAGAAAAGGAAATGAAGGAGTAG
- the LOC140166326 gene encoding uncharacterized protein isoform X1 has translation MLCVTQRGMAAPNRKEKKNRQGRREEQQDPMTDPMADTETQPEPDTTGTPSVEDPMVDEDADPKCTPWTWSECQPNEGECGKGVKLGIRDGEECKRTERQKPCTVRCKGRRKGVGNQKQQPGQQQQDTIQEDEPRPDSEYPPADPGVNPTESDTPEADQNEAVADPRCSPWAWTMCEPIQGECGKGFKIGTRGGPGCRGTLKQKPCFKPCGDGKKGKAQKQSKGQEEDADPRCTPWTFTECVSTTEGECGPGIKMGTRMGPECKKTEKQKDCHVPCEGEEEETRGKGGGGGGRKKGKKPKQAQNQRGRPQTQEDDEDADPRCTPWSFSECEPLEGECGAGVKIGTRSGPKCKKTQKEKDCRVPCGGGKKKGGGKQRQKDEPRPYDDDAEEEVEVKGKNGKKICKYRRGDWGECDEASNTQTRTMELKKGDEDTCPQERYITKPCDRIQRKVERKLDCRYGAGDWGLCNTTSGMRMRVDMLEDKGMEIEGCRTQRIVYKKCALACEYDYTEWSSCDPLSDTRRLEGTLIRTEDTPPDCEQTVMKTKQCFGNNGREKCFFGPWSEYSPCIKGYKYRIRELVAGGHKCELQASYAAKCKEKEMKE, from the exons AGCAACAAGACCCTATGACAGACCCCATGGCAGACACAGAGACACAACCAGAGCCAGACACAACAGGTACTCCATCAGTAGAAGATCCAATGGTAGACGAAGATGCAGATCCTAAATGTACTCCATGGACCTGGAGTGAATGCCAACCCAATGAAGGGGAATGCGGAAAAGGAGTCAAACTTGGTATACGTGATGGTGAAGAATGCAAGAGGACCGAGAGACAGAAACCGTGTACAGTGAGGTGTAAAGGAAGAAGGAAAGgag TAGGAAACCAGAAACAACAGCCAGGTCAACAACAACAAGACACAATACAAGAAGACGAACCCCGACCAGATTCTGAATACCCGCCAGCCGATCCTGGTGTGAATCCTACAGAATCAGATACACCAGAGGCTGATCAGAATGAGGCTGTGGCTGATCCCAGATGCAGTCCATGGGCTTGGACTATGTGTGAGCCGATACAAGGAGAATGCGGCAAAGGGTTTAAAATTGGCACGCGAGGTGGACCGGGATGCCGGGGGACATTGAAGCAAAAGCCATGCTTTAAACCATGCGGTGACGGCAAGAAAG GCAAAGCACAGAAACAATCAAAAGGTCAGGAAGAAGATGCTGACCCCCGCTGCACACCATGGACATTCACTGAATGTGTGTCAACAACGGAAGGAGAGTGTGGACCAGGCATTAAGATGGGAACAAGAATGGGACCTGAATGCAAGAAAACAGAGAAGCAGAAAGATTGCCATGTACCTtgtgaaggagaagaagaagaaacaagaGGCAAAGGAGGAGGTGGAGGAGGAAGGAAGAAAG gaaagaaaccaaagcaaGCACAAAACCAAAGAGGTCGACCCCAAACACAAGAAGACGATGAAGATGCGGACCCTCGTTGCACACCATGGAGCTTCAGTGAATGCGAGCCATTAGAAGGAGAATGTGGTGCAGGTGTCAAGATTGGCACTAGATCAGGACCAAAATGTAAGAAGACACAGAAGGAGAAAGACTGCAGAGTACCGTGTGGAGGAGGAAAGAAGAAAGGTGGAGGAAAACAGAGGCAGAAGGATGAACCCAGGCCTTATGATGATGATGCAGAGGAAGAAGTGGAGGTGAAAGGAAAGAATGGAAAGAAAA TTTGTAAATACCGACGTGGAGACTGGGGTGAATGTGATGAAGCAAGCAATACACAGACTAGGACCATGGAGCTGAAAAAGGGTGATGAAGACACATGTCCTCAGGAAAGATACATCACTAAACCATGCGACAGAATACAGCGCAAAGTGGAAAGAAAATTAG ACTGCCGTTATGGCGCAGGTGACTGGGGTCTATGTAACACCACATCTGGAATGAGAATGAGGGTTGACATGCTAGAAGACAAAGGGATGGAAATAGAAGGATGTCGAACACAAAGAATTGTCTATAAGAAATGTGCTTTGG CCTGCGAGTATGATTATACTGAATGGTCATCATGCGATCCCCTCAGTGATACACGCAGACTTGAAGGGACGCTAATCCGGACAGAAGACACGCCACCCGATTGCGAGCAGACTGTCATGAAGACAAAACAGTGCTTTGGCAATAATGGTCGTG aaaaatgcTTCTTTGGACCATGGTCAGAGTACAGTCCGTGCATTAAAGGATACAAGTACCGCATACGTGAACTGGTAGCAGGGGGACACAAATGTGAACTACAAGCCAGCTATGCCGCTAAGTGCAAAGAAAAGGAAATGAAGGAGTAG
- the LOC140166326 gene encoding uncharacterized protein isoform X2, producing MLCVTQRGMAAPNRKEKKNRQGRREEQQDPMTDPMADTETQPEPDTTGTPSVEDPMVDEDADPKCTPWTWSECQPNEGECGKGVKLGIRDGEECKRTERQKPCTVRCKGRRKGGNQKQQPGQQQQDTIQEDEPRPDSEYPPADPGVNPTESDTPEADQNEAVADPRCSPWAWTMCEPIQGECGKGFKIGTRGGPGCRGTLKQKPCFKPCGDGKKGKAQKQSKGQEEDADPRCTPWTFTECVSTTEGECGPGIKMGTRMGPECKKTEKQKDCHVPCEGEEEETRGKGGGGGGRKKGKKPKQAQNQRGRPQTQEDDEDADPRCTPWSFSECEPLEGECGAGVKIGTRSGPKCKKTQKEKDCRVPCGGGKKKGGGKQRQKDEPRPYDDDAEEEVEVKGKNGKKICKYRRGDWGECDEASNTQTRTMELKKGDEDTCPQERYITKPCDRIQRKVERKLDCRYGAGDWGLCNTTSGMRMRVDMLEDKGMEIEGCRTQRIVYKKCALACEYDYTEWSSCDPLSDTRRLEGTLIRTEDTPPDCEQTVMKTKQCFGNNGREKCFFGPWSEYSPCIKGYKYRIRELVAGGHKCELQASYAAKCKEKEMKE from the exons AGCAACAAGACCCTATGACAGACCCCATGGCAGACACAGAGACACAACCAGAGCCAGACACAACAGGTACTCCATCAGTAGAAGATCCAATGGTAGACGAAGATGCAGATCCTAAATGTACTCCATGGACCTGGAGTGAATGCCAACCCAATGAAGGGGAATGCGGAAAAGGAGTCAAACTTGGTATACGTGATGGTGAAGAATGCAAGAGGACCGAGAGACAGAAACCGTGTACAGTGAGGTGTAAAGGAAGAAGGAAAGgag GAAACCAGAAACAACAGCCAGGTCAACAACAACAAGACACAATACAAGAAGACGAACCCCGACCAGATTCTGAATACCCGCCAGCCGATCCTGGTGTGAATCCTACAGAATCAGATACACCAGAGGCTGATCAGAATGAGGCTGTGGCTGATCCCAGATGCAGTCCATGGGCTTGGACTATGTGTGAGCCGATACAAGGAGAATGCGGCAAAGGGTTTAAAATTGGCACGCGAGGTGGACCGGGATGCCGGGGGACATTGAAGCAAAAGCCATGCTTTAAACCATGCGGTGACGGCAAGAAAG GCAAAGCACAGAAACAATCAAAAGGTCAGGAAGAAGATGCTGACCCCCGCTGCACACCATGGACATTCACTGAATGTGTGTCAACAACGGAAGGAGAGTGTGGACCAGGCATTAAGATGGGAACAAGAATGGGACCTGAATGCAAGAAAACAGAGAAGCAGAAAGATTGCCATGTACCTtgtgaaggagaagaagaagaaacaagaGGCAAAGGAGGAGGTGGAGGAGGAAGGAAGAAAG gaaagaaaccaaagcaaGCACAAAACCAAAGAGGTCGACCCCAAACACAAGAAGACGATGAAGATGCGGACCCTCGTTGCACACCATGGAGCTTCAGTGAATGCGAGCCATTAGAAGGAGAATGTGGTGCAGGTGTCAAGATTGGCACTAGATCAGGACCAAAATGTAAGAAGACACAGAAGGAGAAAGACTGCAGAGTACCGTGTGGAGGAGGAAAGAAGAAAGGTGGAGGAAAACAGAGGCAGAAGGATGAACCCAGGCCTTATGATGATGATGCAGAGGAAGAAGTGGAGGTGAAAGGAAAGAATGGAAAGAAAA TTTGTAAATACCGACGTGGAGACTGGGGTGAATGTGATGAAGCAAGCAATACACAGACTAGGACCATGGAGCTGAAAAAGGGTGATGAAGACACATGTCCTCAGGAAAGATACATCACTAAACCATGCGACAGAATACAGCGCAAAGTGGAAAGAAAATTAG ACTGCCGTTATGGCGCAGGTGACTGGGGTCTATGTAACACCACATCTGGAATGAGAATGAGGGTTGACATGCTAGAAGACAAAGGGATGGAAATAGAAGGATGTCGAACACAAAGAATTGTCTATAAGAAATGTGCTTTGG CCTGCGAGTATGATTATACTGAATGGTCATCATGCGATCCCCTCAGTGATACACGCAGACTTGAAGGGACGCTAATCCGGACAGAAGACACGCCACCCGATTGCGAGCAGACTGTCATGAAGACAAAACAGTGCTTTGGCAATAATGGTCGTG aaaaatgcTTCTTTGGACCATGGTCAGAGTACAGTCCGTGCATTAAAGGATACAAGTACCGCATACGTGAACTGGTAGCAGGGGGACACAAATGTGAACTACAAGCCAGCTATGCCGCTAAGTGCAAAGAAAAGGAAATGAAGGAGTAG
- the LOC140166326 gene encoding uncharacterized protein isoform X4, whose protein sequence is MLCVTQRGMAAPNRKEKKNRQGRREEQQDPMTDPMADTETQPEPDTTGTPSVEDPMVDEDADPKCTPWTWSECQPNEGECGKGVKLGIRDGEECKRTERQKPCTVRCKGRRKGGKAQKQSKGQEEDADPRCTPWTFTECVSTTEGECGPGIKMGTRMGPECKKTEKQKDCHVPCEGEEEETRGKGGGGGGRKKGKKPKQAQNQRGRPQTQEDDEDADPRCTPWSFSECEPLEGECGAGVKIGTRSGPKCKKTQKEKDCRVPCGGGKKKGGGKQRQKDEPRPYDDDAEEEVEVKGKNGKKICKYRRGDWGECDEASNTQTRTMELKKGDEDTCPQERYITKPCDRIQRKVERKLDCRYGAGDWGLCNTTSGMRMRVDMLEDKGMEIEGCRTQRIVYKKCALACEYDYTEWSSCDPLSDTRRLEGTLIRTEDTPPDCEQTVMKTKQCFGNNGREKCFFGPWSEYSPCIKGYKYRIRELVAGGHKCELQASYAAKCKEKEMKE, encoded by the exons AGCAACAAGACCCTATGACAGACCCCATGGCAGACACAGAGACACAACCAGAGCCAGACACAACAGGTACTCCATCAGTAGAAGATCCAATGGTAGACGAAGATGCAGATCCTAAATGTACTCCATGGACCTGGAGTGAATGCCAACCCAATGAAGGGGAATGCGGAAAAGGAGTCAAACTTGGTATACGTGATGGTGAAGAATGCAAGAGGACCGAGAGACAGAAACCGTGTACAGTGAGGTGTAAAGGAAGAAGGAAAGgag GCAAAGCACAGAAACAATCAAAAGGTCAGGAAGAAGATGCTGACCCCCGCTGCACACCATGGACATTCACTGAATGTGTGTCAACAACGGAAGGAGAGTGTGGACCAGGCATTAAGATGGGAACAAGAATGGGACCTGAATGCAAGAAAACAGAGAAGCAGAAAGATTGCCATGTACCTtgtgaaggagaagaagaagaaacaagaGGCAAAGGAGGAGGTGGAGGAGGAAGGAAGAAAG gaaagaaaccaaagcaaGCACAAAACCAAAGAGGTCGACCCCAAACACAAGAAGACGATGAAGATGCGGACCCTCGTTGCACACCATGGAGCTTCAGTGAATGCGAGCCATTAGAAGGAGAATGTGGTGCAGGTGTCAAGATTGGCACTAGATCAGGACCAAAATGTAAGAAGACACAGAAGGAGAAAGACTGCAGAGTACCGTGTGGAGGAGGAAAGAAGAAAGGTGGAGGAAAACAGAGGCAGAAGGATGAACCCAGGCCTTATGATGATGATGCAGAGGAAGAAGTGGAGGTGAAAGGAAAGAATGGAAAGAAAA TTTGTAAATACCGACGTGGAGACTGGGGTGAATGTGATGAAGCAAGCAATACACAGACTAGGACCATGGAGCTGAAAAAGGGTGATGAAGACACATGTCCTCAGGAAAGATACATCACTAAACCATGCGACAGAATACAGCGCAAAGTGGAAAGAAAATTAG ACTGCCGTTATGGCGCAGGTGACTGGGGTCTATGTAACACCACATCTGGAATGAGAATGAGGGTTGACATGCTAGAAGACAAAGGGATGGAAATAGAAGGATGTCGAACACAAAGAATTGTCTATAAGAAATGTGCTTTGG CCTGCGAGTATGATTATACTGAATGGTCATCATGCGATCCCCTCAGTGATACACGCAGACTTGAAGGGACGCTAATCCGGACAGAAGACACGCCACCCGATTGCGAGCAGACTGTCATGAAGACAAAACAGTGCTTTGGCAATAATGGTCGTG aaaaatgcTTCTTTGGACCATGGTCAGAGTACAGTCCGTGCATTAAAGGATACAAGTACCGCATACGTGAACTGGTAGCAGGGGGACACAAATGTGAACTACAAGCCAGCTATGCCGCTAAGTGCAAAGAAAAGGAAATGAAGGAGTAG